The window ATTTCATTTCTAGGTTCTGAGTACATATGCTTTATATACTAAATCAGTTATAATGCTTTGTTGCTAGTCTAACCAATGCAAAAACTTGCACAAGAAAATAGACTAAAGAAAATGTCACAAACACATCAGAACTAAATTTGTCATCACAATACCTGTGCAAAAGAGCATGCCAATCACTTTCAGCATGCTTGTCCTGTCCATGCTTCTGACTTCTAGGCTTAAATTCGCCAGAAGGAGCTGCAAGACCATTATCACGCTCTGCCATTTCCATCATTTTTTGTGAGAGCATATCAACATGTTGCTTCTTTCCCCTTTCACTCAATGCATCAATCACTGGCATGAATGCTGCTGGATCAAATGAATATCCTTTAACCATTAACAGCTTGAGTAACCTATGTCCATGATCCACCTCATCAACTTTGCAGAGTCCCTCAATAATCTGCTTATATGGGAATCTATGGATAGAGATCCTTAATTCAAGCACTGTTTCTAGAATATTCATGGCTTCCAACCATCTACCATAAGTAGATAACTGGGTGCACATTAAACTATAGAGCACTTCCTTCTGACCACATGTACTCAGAGAAGCATCAAATACTCTCTGAGCTGCAGAGAAATCTGAAGTTTTGCAGAAAGCCTTAATCAACAACTCAAAAGAAGTTATATTAGGAACAATTTCATTCTGTAACATTTCATCTAAAAGAGGCATGGCCTTGTTCACCATTCCCCGTTCACAAAATGACTTTATCAGGCTATTATAGGTCATGACATTGGGACAAATCCCCTTCCCCTTCATTTCACTAATCAATTTAAGGATTTCATCTGAATTGTGTTTTTCCCGAAATCCccatatcaacaagttgtatgtccttgtgcttggcttgcAACCTTTCTTTTCCATGTCCCTCAGGACCTTAACAGCCAGAGAAGTCTTCCCATGCTTGCAATACCCATGAATAAAGGTATCATATAGAACCGAATCAGGAGAGATATCTTTGCCTATCATCTCAAGCAATTTCTTCTTTGCTTCATCAAACCTGCCCTCTTTGCACAATGCACTCACCAGTGTAGAATAAGTGATTCGGTCAGGAAGACATCTTTTGCTGCTGGAAGAATCAGTAAGTAAACTTAGGAATGAATAACCTAATCTGCCAAGAGCCAAACTACCTTCGTTCCACATGCCATCGACAATGTCCATGGCCATATCCAATTTGTTGTTTCTACATAGTCCATCAATAATGATATTGCAGCTTGCTGTATCCAAGCTGTATCCTTTCTCACTCATCCTCTCTAACAATCGTTCTGCCTCTGTAATCCTACCAGCTTTCCACAAACTTTGCAGCAGAACATTGTAAGTAAATGAATTCGGGGCACACCCCTTCTGTGCCATCTCATCAAGAATCCTATTGGCTGCAGCAGCATTTCCCTCTGAGCAATAAGCGTGGAGCAAACTAGTATAGGTCACAACATCTGGTGTCATGACACCACTCTTCACAAAATCCTCCACTTTCCTCACATCAAACGCTTTGCCCTCCTTGCACAACCCATCCACAATAATATTGTAGGTGTAGCTATTAGGTTGAACACCCTCATGCGCCATCTCCCTCAGCAGCTCCTGTGCTTCCCCAACCATTCCATTCCTCACCAGCCCTGACAACCAACGGTTGTAACTCTCAACCCGCCTCAAGAAACCACCGCACCTCATAATATCCACCAGGACTCTTGCTTCATCCACCATACCAGCCTCACAGAACCCACTCAGCATCACGTCAAACGTCACCTGGTCAGGCCTCGGCAGACCTCTCTCCCATTTTTCCTGCATGTCGTTGAATATCCTGTATGCATCTAGCACCCGCCCAGCTTTGCAGAGTGCAGAGATCCTCGCATTGAATGTGACCACATTTGGAGCAAGACCCTCATCTCTCATGCGCTCAACTAGCCTCTCAGCCTCATCCACCTGGCCCTCGCGGCAGAACCCCGCGACTACTGTGTTGCATACCACCAAATTCATCGTTGGCATTGAATCGAGCACCCCAAGCGCGTCCATACTCCTCCCCGCACGGCAGTACCCACGCGCCAGGATCCCGAAGCTGAACTCGTTCCTTTCCGGCATTGCGTCGAACACCCTGCGGGCGAGCTCCATCCGGCCAGCGGCACAGAGCGCCTGGAGCAGGATGTTGCGCGTGAAGACGTCCGGGGCGGCGCCGGACAAGAGGAGATCCTTGTAGAGCGACTCGACGAGGTCGAATCGGGCCTCctggagcgcggcgaggagcaGGCGGTTGTAGACgggggtgggcggcggcggcgcggaggggagcGCGCAGAG of the Oryza sativa Japonica Group chromosome 2, ASM3414082v1 genome contains:
- the LOC4328201 gene encoding pentatricopeptide repeat-containing protein At2g17140 is translated as MSTSPTAANHLLALLRRNAASPAVALRLFLHLTSAASPPSPHSTSFLARILAAAAAHDAALLPSLLRHLLSLPDPAPHLLALLSSSSSPLRLPLGFSLSAFRSLCALPSAPPPPTPVYNRLLLAALQEARFDLVESLYKDLLLSGAAPDVFTRNILLQALCAAGRMELARRVFDAMPERNEFSFGILARGYCRAGRSMDALGVLDSMPTMNLVVCNTVVAGFCREGQVDEAERLVERMRDEGLAPNVVTFNARISALCKAGRVLDAYRIFNDMQEKWERGLPRPDQVTFDVMLSGFCEAGMVDEARVLVDIMRCGGFLRRVESYNRWLSGLVRNGMVGEAQELLREMAHEGVQPNSYTYNIIVDGLCKEGKAFDVRKVEDFVKSGVMTPDVVTYTSLLHAYCSEGNAAAANRILDEMAQKGCAPNSFTYNVLLQSLWKAGRITEAERLLERMSEKGYSLDTASCNIIIDGLCRNNKLDMAMDIVDGMWNEGSLALGRLGYSFLSLLTDSSSSKRCLPDRITYSTLVSALCKEGRFDEAKKKLLEMIGKDISPDSVLYDTFIHGYCKHGKTSLAVKVLRDMEKKGCKPSTRTYNLLIWGFREKHNSDEILKLISEMKGKGICPNVMTYNSLIKSFCERGMVNKAMPLLDEMLQNEIVPNITSFELLIKAFCKTSDFSAAQRVFDASLSTCGQKEVLYSLMCTQLSTYGRWLEAMNILETVLELRISIHRFPYKQIIEGLCKVDEVDHGHRLLKLLMVKGYSFDPAAFMPVIDALSERGKKQHVDMLSQKMMEMAERDNGLAAPSGEFKPRSQKHGQDKHAESDWHALLHRDDSARTVMKITKRVKTGWGQRGNVYENKQQQNDDIYVLENTG